Genomic window (Bradyrhizobium sp. 186):
TGCGCTCGATGGCGGCGTTTTCGGCCGGCAGGCCGAAGGCGTCCCAGCCCATCGGGTGCAGCACGTTGAACCCCTTGGCGCGCATGAAGCGGGCCAGCACGTCGCCGAGCGTGTAGTTCCGGACATGGCCGATATGGATGCGCCCGGATGGGTAGGGGAACATCTCGAGCACGTAGTATTTCGGGCGCGAATCGTCGTTCCTGGAGACGAAGATCGCCTGTTCGTCCCAGGCGGCTTGCCAGCGCGGTTCGGCGTCGCGGGCGTTATAGCGTTCGGAGGTCATGGAATCGTTGGTTTTTCGTGAGTTCGAGCCGGTCTGAAGACGGCGGACTAGGCCACAAAAGCGGCCGTGGGGTCAACGGGTTGGATACCCGCGACGGTTTGCCGGAGCGCCGTGGCGATGCATGGTCGGGACGGCTGGCGGGGGGCCGATGGGCGGCGATCCCAGCCCGACCCTCATCACGCGCGGGCACGTCAGTTTGGCGGCATGTCCGGATATTCGCATCCGAATCATCTCGCCTCAGGTTGTGCGGCGCCGGTTCCAATGAAAATGTACCCCGGCGCAATAGAGCGCTTCGCAGCATTCTGTCATGTCGGGACGAATGCAGGCTTTGTCGATTCCGATCTGACTGCCGCCGCCGCCGGGCGATATTAACCCGCCATCATCATCTCGGCCGCACCGTTCTCCACGTGCACGATGCCGTGCTCGACGACATTATTGCGGCCGCGGTGCTTGGCTGCGTAGAGCGCGGCATCTGCCGCTTCGATCAGATCACCCGGGCGCAGGGTCTCGTTGGGCCGCGTCGCGGCGACGCCGATCGAGACGGTAACGATCATGTGGTTCGAGGTGATGTGCGGCAGGCAAAGCTTCAGCACGGCTGCGCGCACCTGTTCGCCGATCTCGAGGGCGCGCGTCAGATCGGTGTTCGGCAGCAGCAGGCAGAATTCCTCGCCGCCGTAGCGTGCCGCAAAGCCCATCGTGTCGGCCGCGATGCCGGACAACGATTCGCCGAGCCGGGTCAGGCAGGAATCGCCCTCGAGGTGGCCGTAGGTGTCGTTGAACAGCTTGAAATGGTCGACGTCGATCATTAGCAGCGCCAGGTCGCTGTCATACTGCTGCGCGCGCATCCATTCGAAATCGAGCCGGCTCTGGAAACCTCGGCGATTGGCGAGGCCCGACAGCATGTCGATCGACGCCATCACCGTCAGCCTGTCGTTGCTCGCGATCAGCTCGCGCTCGCGCTGGCTCAATTGCGCCGCCATCGCATTGAGCGCGCGTGCCAGCGGCACGAATTCGGACGGCAGGCGATTGCGCGCGGCGCGGGCCGACAAATCACCTTCGCCGAGACGTTTGGCCATGTCCGCGAGCATCTCGATCGGCTTGATCACGAGCTTCTCGGCGGCGATCAGCGCGCCGAGCAGAACGAACACGACGACGAAGGCGAGCTGGAGATAGGCGGTGCGGATGTCGCGGCTGACCGCCGCAGACACCTTGTCCTCGTCGATACTGGCGATCAGGCGGGCGTTGGTGCCGGCAATGCGGATGTAGCTGACCGCACGCCGGGAGCCGTCGGCGGCCAGGAAAGACAGCGAGCCCTCGTCCTGGTCCGAACGCAACGCCTTGTCGGCGATCGCCGACATCAGCGGCATGTTGTCCAGGGGCCGGCCTACCGCGCTGTGCTGGTCGGCGGGCGCGGCCAGCACGGTGCCGGCGCTGTCGACCAGCACCGCGGTGATGCCGGCGCGGCCGCCGAGATTGCTCATGACCTTCGACATCCAGTCGAGATTGACCGTTGCCAGCACGACGGCATCGGATACGCCGCTGAACGCGGACACCGGATAGACCGCCATGACGGTCGGTGCCGGCACGGGCCGCGACAGGATGAAGTCGCTGAGAACGAAGCGGCCGGTTTCCTGCGCCTGCTGGAAATAAGGCCGGTCGCTGAGGTCGAGGCCGACATACATGTTATTGGTCGCGCACTGGATGCGTCCGTCCTGACCGGCGATCAACAACGTGCGGATCCAGGGAAGGCTCGACGGCAGGCTCGCGCGCAGCACGTCGCAGCTCTTGCTGATGCCGCCGGCGGAGGCGCGGATGAAGGCTTCCGATTTCAAGATGGTCTCGACCGATGAGATCACCTCGCGCTGCGCATCGGCGCTGTGCCTTGCGACGGTGGTGAATTCGGCCGCGGCCTGCGCGATCTGCTTCGCCCGCGTGTCTTCGAGCGAACGGATGCGCTCGAGCATCAAGGGCGCCACCAGAATCACCGCGAGCAACGCAAGCCGCGCCCGGATTCCGAGGACCTGCTTGAGTTTTGCTCGTTTGCGGTTGAAACTGACGTTTGCCATCTTCGCGACCCACCCCATCTGGCAAGGTAAAGCGAAGGGTTCAAAAACCCTTTCGTGAACTCGGTAAAATTGGAACTACCTCCGCAACAATCAGTGCCGAGCCGACATCATGACCGAAGCCAACGCCGTGCCGCTAACCGCTCATTCACCAAACGGGCTCGCCGCCGTGGAAGCGGAAATCGCGCGCGCCTGCAAGGAAGCGCGGCGCGAGCGGAGCTCGGTGACGCTGATCGCGGTGTCCAAGACTTTCGCCGCGGATGCAATTACCCCGGTTATCGGCGCCGGACAGCGCGTATTCGGCGAGAATCGTGTGCAGGAGGCCAAGGGCAAGTGGCCTGAGTTAACGTCTGCTTACCCGGATATCGCGCTGCACCTGATCGGGCCGCTGCAATCCAACAAGGCGAAAGAGGCGGTGGCGCTGTTCGATGCCATCCATTCGGTTGACCGTCCGAGCATTTGCCAAGCGTTAGCCAAGGAAATCGAATCCCAGAACAAGCACCCGCAGCTGTTCGTCCAGATCAATACCGGCGAGGAGGCGCAGAAGGCCGGCGTCGCGCCCGGCGAGGCCGACGCCTTCCTCGCGAACTGCCGCGACACCTATGGGCTGACCATCTCCGGGTTGATGTGCATTCCGCCGGTCGACGAGCCGCCGGCGGCGCACTTCGCGCTGACGGCCAAGATCGCCGCGCGCAACGGTTTGACAAATCTCTCGATGGGCATGAGCGCCGATTTTGCCACCGCCATCATGCTCGGCGCCACGCATGTGCGCGTGGGGTCGGCGATCTTCGGGCATCGGTGACGGCGGAGTGCGCGGCGCCTACGCGAACCCCACCGACACTTTTCCCAACACGCCAAAATCCACCGCAAATTGATCGCCGGCCTGGATCGGCAGCGGCGGATGACACGTGCCTGTCGTCACCACCTCCCCTGCCCTCAAGGTGAGGCCGAGCCCGCGCAGCTCGTTGGCAAGCCAGGCCAGCGCAACACGGGGGTCGCCGAGAACGTTCCTGCCGTGGCCGACGTAGCGCTGATCGCGCAGCACGGTCACGGGCCGCTCCTCGACGAGATCCATCGCGCGCCAATCGGCCCTGGCCGGCGCGCCCAGCACGAACAAATGCGCGCAGGCGTTGTCGGCGATGAGCTGGGCTTCGCCGGCGCTGGCGAAATCGGCAAAGCGCGAATCCGGAATCTCGATCGCGGGATGCAAGGTGTCGACGGCGGCGAGCACCTCGTCCACGCCGTAGGGCTCCGCGCGCGGCGGCAGATCGCGCCCCATGCGGAAGGCGAATTCAGGTTCGCCGACGCGCATCTCGTTGCCCTTCATCGACGCGGTGCCGCCATCGGCAATGACGGTGTCGCTTAAGATGCGTCCAGCCATCGGGCCCGCCACGTTGATATGCTTCTGTCCGGCCTCGCTGGTTGCCGCGATCTTCCAGCCGAACAGTTTTGCGGCCGATTGCGTTTCGAGCGCGGCCTGCACGGCGTAGCCCTCGACGCGGCTCTGTGGGCGCAGAGAAATCTCCAGCGTGTCAAGCTTGGTGCCGTCACACCAATGTTGAACGAGGGCGCGCGATGCGGCGGCGATCTGATCCTTGTCGAGCATGTGTCCTCACCCGATGATGATTCTTGTTCGCGGTCCCAGCCGCCGCAGCAATTGTAGCATCGCCGCTTTTGTCATGGAGATGCAGCCCGCGGTCGGCCCGAAATTGTCGCGGGCCAGATGCAAGAACACCGCGCTGCCGCGGCCGGCGATGCGCGGCCTGGTGTTGTGGTCGATCTCGATGATGAAGTCATAGAGATGGTCGGCCCGCTTGAGCCGGTCGCCGCCCTGCTCCCGCCCGAGCCGGACCGGCCGATTGTAGTGGCGGTCGCTGGGGTCCTCACACCAGCCGTCCGCGGCAGTGATGGTCCGCGCCGGCAGGAAGGTCTGCGGGCGGCTGTGGCGGTCGCCACGCCACCATAATTGCCGCGGCCGGAAGCTGCCCCGCGGGGTGCCGCCGTCGCCCTCGCGCTTGTTGGCCAGAATGCCGCCGCGTCCCAACGCCACCGGAATCGTCAGCTGTCCGGCCGTCAGCCAGCCTCGGCGCGGATTACCGGCAGCAGGCCTAACGCGGATCACGACGAGCGGGCCCGAGCGCCTTTTCCTGACGTAACCGACTGAAGTAACTTCATTTTTCATGCGAACGTGCGATGTCGAATTCATTACAGGACATTCATCAAGGCGCCCTGCTATTCTGGGTTAGAGTGGTTCTCGCTTGTGAATCGGTAACAGCCCACTACTTCAACACGAACAACAATAATAACGGCGACCCCTAACTTTCCCATCACGGCTGAGCGCGGCATGCATGCGCGCCGAGCCGGACCCCAAAAGGATGATCCCCTATGGCCAATGCCCGCAAGATCCTGATCGTGGATGACGACACCGATCTGCGCGATACGTTGGTGGAGCAATTATCGCTGCACGAAGAATTTGAAGCCTCCGCCGTCGATACCGGCGCCAAGGGCGCAAGCGCCGCAAAGGCCAACTCCCCCGATCTCGTCCTGATGGATGTTGGCCTGCCCGACACCGACGGCCGCGAGGTGGTCCGGTCCCTGCGTAAGGGCGGATTCAAGGCCCCGATCATCATGCTGACCGGGCACGACACCGATTCCGATACAATTCTGGGCCTGGAATCCGGCGCCAACGACTATGTCGCAAAACCCTTCCGCTTCGCCGTGCTGCTCGCCCGCATCCGCGCCCAGCTCCGCCAGCACGAAGCCAGCGAGGATGCTGTGTTTTCGGTCGGCCCCTACAGTTTCCGCCCGGGCTCCAAGATGCTGACCGCGGCCAATGCCCGCAAGGTCCGGCTGACCGAGAAGGAAACCGCGATCCTTCGCTTCCTGTACCGGGCCGGCCAGATGCCCGTCTCGCGCGAGACCCTGCTCCAGGAGGTCTGGGGGTACAATTCCGGTGTCACCACCCATACGCTGGAAACCCACATCTACCGTCTTCGCCAGAAGATCGAGAAGGACGCCGCCAACCCGGAAATCCTGGTGACGGAAGCCGGTGGCTACAAGCTGGTGCCGTGATACGCTTTGGGGGTGCACGAATCGTTTTAGATCGCGTGCCCGCGAGCTTCGGACCTGAATGTCAATCGACGACGACGTAGTGCTTCTAGAGCGTGTCCCGACATTGCGCCTGTTGGGAGACGCCTCGTTGCGCATGCTGGCGATCGGCTCCGAGCAGCGTGACTTCGTGCGCGGCGACGTCCTGTTCAATCTCGGCGACGATGCCGATGCCGGCTTCGTGGTCCAGCGCGGCGCCTTTCGGGTCGATGACGGCGCCGGCGCTGAAATGATCGCCGGTCCCGGCGCGCTGATCGGCGAGCTTGCGCTGGTGGTGCCGATGAAGCGGCCGTCGAGCGCGATCGCGATCGAGCACTCTTCCGTCATCCGCGTCGCGCGCAGCCTGTTTCAGCGCGTGCTCGAAAGCGATCCGGCCGCAGCGGTTCGCCTTCGCGACGAATTCGCCGTTCGCTCGAGCCAGATCGCCAGCGATATCTTGATGGCGGGTGCGAAGCTGACCATTTAGCCGCTCCGTAGCCCGGATGGAGCGAAGCGCAATCCGGGAATTGCTGTTACGAAAAGAGAAGTCCCGGATTTCGCTGCGCTCCATCCGGGCTACAAGCTTCTTCGCCGTCACACCTCCAGTGTCACCGTCACCGGCACGTGGTCCGACGGACGCTCCCAGCTCCGCGCGTCGCGCAAGATCCTGAAATCGCTGACCGCGTCCTTCAAGGCGCGCGAGACCCAGATGTGATCGAGCCTGCGGCCGCGGTCGCCGACGGTCCAGTCGGCGGAGCGGTAGCTCCACCATGTGTAGACCTTCTCCGACATCGGAATACGCTCGCGCGCGACGTCGATCCACTCGCCGGCGTTCAGCGCCGCCTGAAGCTTCTCGGTCTCGACCGGAGTGTGCGACACCACTTTCAGGAGCTGCTTGTGCGACCACACGTCGTTCTCGTGCGGGGCGACGTTGAGATCGCCGACCAGGATGTGGCGGTCTTCGCCACGCGGATGCAGCGGCTCGCACGCTTTCAGCTCGTCGAGGAAGCGAAGCTTGTGGTCGAATTTCTCGTTCAGCGCGGGATCGGGAATGTCGCCGCCGGCGGGCACGTAGAAATTATGCAGCACCAGCGGCTTTGCGATGTTGGCCTTCTCGCCGAACGACACCGAGATGTGGCGCGAATCCACCTTGTCGCAGAAGGTGCGGATGTCCTTGGACTCGAACGGAATCTTCGAGACGATGGCGACGCCGTGATAGCCCTTCTGCCCGTTCAGCGCGACATGCTCATAGCCGAGCCGCTTGAAGCGCTTCAGCGGAAAGGCATCGTCGATGCACTTGGTCTCCTGGAGGCACAGCACGTCCGGCCGCGCACTCTTGAGAAACTTCGCGACCAGATCGATGCGCAGCCGCACCGAGTTGATGTTCCAGGTTGTCAGGGAAAGACGCATGAGGGACGCGTCATAGCAAGCTCTCGTCGGTGGGCAAAGGCGCAAAGCGTCGTGCCCACGTCTTTTCAAGCTCGTGGCATGGATGGTGGGCACGCTTGCCCACCCTACGGCGTCTCTGCTTAACCCGGCGACGGGCCGTAATTGGTGAAGTCGATCTTGAACATGCCGGGGTCGAGCTTCTTGCCCGCATCGAGATTGTAGACCGCAATCGTGGTGTCGTAGCCCTGCGGGTCGGTGACGGTCCACTGCTTCAATTGGCCGTCCTTGGCGCCGAACATCAACATCAGCCGGCTGGTGCCGACCAGGGCCTGCTTCTCCTCGATGGTGACACTGACGAAGACGTCGTCTGCGGTGACATTGACGACGTTGGTGTCCTTCATCAGGTCGATGCGATCAGACAGCAGGAAACGGAGCGGCGTCTGCGACAGCGGATAGACGTCTTGCGTGGCGAGCTTGCGGTCGCGCACCACGACCGACGATCCGTCGGCGACGATGTCGATCGGGCTCGGCGCATCATATTCGAAGCGCACCTTGCCCGGCTTCTGGATGTAGAAGTCGCCCTGGGTTTTGCTGCCGTCGGGGCCGACCTGGACGAAATTCCCGACCAGCGTCTGAAGCGAGGAGAGGTAGGCGCTGACCTTGGCCGCCTGCGCCTTCTGGTTGGCGTCGAAGGTCTGGAAGATGCTGCTCGGCACGTTGCGGCGTGGGTCCGGAATCACCGGATTCGGTGGCACCTGGGTCGCACCCGTGATCGACGGCCCCCCCGAGGGCGGAGCACCGTCACGGCCCTTCGGCGCGGGCTTTGGCACGGGTACGGTCTGCGCAAAAGACGTCGCGGTCACCATCGCGGCGGTGACGAGAAGCACGCCGGCCACGCGCGCGCTGCGCGCAGCGATGGAGGCAGCGAATCGAATGTCCGGATGTCTGATCAACGCGTCGTCCTGTGTGGCTAGGCGCCTTTTTAGCGTGATTTCGGGCAAAAGCAGATAACGTTTTTGCGTGAAATGCTATTTTGAGGCGACTCGCCTCACATGTGGCTGTCTTCTTCCTCGACCAGAATCTCGCGCTTGCCGGCGTGATTGGCGGGGCCGACAATGCCTTCCAGTTCCATGCGCTCCATCAGCGATGCGGCGCGGTTATAGCCGATTTGCAGGCGGCGCTGGATGTAGCTGGTCGAGGCCTTGCGGTCGCGCTTGACGATGGCGACGGCCTGCGAGAACAGATCGCCGCCGCCGTCCGCGCCCATGCCGGTGGCGTCGAACACCGCGCCGTCCTCGTCCTCGGTCGGCTCCTCGGCCGTGACCGCTTCGAGATATTCCGGCTGTCCTTGCGTCTTCAGGTGGCGCACCACCTTCTCGACTTCCTCGTCCGAAGCAAAAGGTCCGTGCACGCGGCTGATGCGGCCGCCGCCGGCCATGTAGAGCATGTCGCCCTGGCCGAGCAGTTGCTCGGCGCCCATCTCGCCCAAAATGGTGCGGCTGTCGATCTTGGAGGTGACCTGGAAGGCGATGCGGGTCGGGAAGTTCGCCTTGATGGTGCCGGTGATGACGTCGACCGACGGACGCTGCGTCGCGAGGATCACATGCAATCCGGCGGCGCGCGCCATCTGCGCGAGGCGCTGCACCGCGCCTTCGATGTCCTTGCCGGCGACCATCATCAGGTCGGCCATTTCGTCGACGATGATGACGATGTAGGGCAGCGGCTCGAGCGAGAGCTTCTCTTCCTCGTAGATCGCCTTGCCGGTCTCCTTGTCGAAGCCGGTGTGCACCGTGCGCGTTGGCTCCTCGCCTTTGGCCTTCACTTCGAGCAGGCGCGCATTGTAGCCGTCGATATTGCGCACGCCGAGCTTGGCCATGTTCTTGTAGCGCTCTTCCATCTCGCGCACGGCCCATTTCAGCGCGACGACCGCCTTCTTCGGGTCGGTCACAACAGGCGTGAGCAGATGGGGGATGCCGTCATAGACGGAGAGTTCGAGCATCTTCGGATCGACCATGATCAGCCGGCACTGATCAGGGCGCAACCGGTAGACCAGGCTGAGGATCATGGTGTTGATGGCGACCGACTTGCCGGAGCCGGTGGTGCCGGCGATCAGCATGTGCGGGGTGCGGGCGAGATCGATGATGACGGGATCGCCGCCGATGGTCTTACCGAGGCAGAGCGGCAGCTTCGCGACCGTCTCGATGGTTTCCTTGGCGACCAGCAGCTCGCGCAGATAGACCTTTTCACGATGCGCGTTCGGCAGCTCGATGCCGATGGCATTGCGGCCGGGCACGACAGCGACGCGCGCCGACAGCGCGCTCATCGAGCGGGCGATGTCGTCGGCCAGGCCAATCACGCGCGACGACTTGATGCCGGGCGCGGGCTCCAGCTCGTACAACGTGACCACAGGGCCCGGATTGGCCTTCACGATCTCGCCGCGCACGCCGAAGTCTTGCAGCACGCCTTCGAGCGCGCGCGAATTGGCTTCCAGCTCGGCCTTGCTGAGCGGCTGGCGATCGCCGGCCTTGGGCGCGGCCAGCACGGACACGGACGGAAGCTCGAACTTGTCGGAGGATTTCTTGGCGAGAGCCTTCGGCGCGGCCTTCTTGCGCGGCGCGCGCGCGGCCGGCGCTTCCTCTTCCTCCTCGTCGTCTTCCTCGTGCTCCTCCTCGTAATCCTTGTCCTCGGACTGTGGCGAGATCGACGGCGCGGCACGGCCGGCACCGAGATTCGGTTCCTGCCGGTCGAAGGCAATCGCACGGGGCTTCGGTCCGCTCGAGACCAGCGAGCGATAGGCGGTGCCGAGCAGCCAGATCAGTCGCGCCTTGGTGCTCATCAGTGCGTGGAACAGCCAGCCCAGCGACACCGAGCCGCGATCGCTGCCCTCGTTTTCGTCGAGCGGCGTATCGTCATCCTCGATCGGCGCAACCTCTTCGTCGCGCTCGCGTGCGCCGAGACCGCAGGCGATCAGGAAGGTCGCGGCCATCGCGACGAACAAGATTGCGCCGAGCACGATGCGATAGATCGTGCCGGCCGGTCCGAAAATCACCGCGGGCGCGCGCACCAGCGCGTCGCCGACGACACCGCCAATTCCGGTCGGCAGCGGCCAGGCGCCGCCATGCGGCCAGCAGCTCGCAAAGCCTGCCGCGATTACCGTGCAGAGAATCCAGCAACCAAGTCGCAGCGCTTCGCGATCGAACGGGCGATGGGTCAGCATGCGCCAGCCCCACACGGCCACCGTCAGGATCAGCATGATTGCGCCGAGCCCGAGGATCTGCATCGCGAGGTCGGCGCCGATCGCGCCGGCATAGCCGAGAATGTTGCGGATCGGCCGCGAGGTCGCATGGCTGAGACTGGGATCCTGCACCGACCAGGTCATCAGCGCGGCCGAGGCGACGCCCGAGAGCGTGATCAGTCCGAGACCGGTGAGCTCGCGCACGCGGCGCGTCAGTGCCTCGCGGATCGAGGGCGGCAGATGGCCGACCAGGGGAATGACACGTTCGATTGTCGACATGCTCATGGGCCCCGCCTAACCCAGAGTTTCGACCAGGCGGTGCAGCGCCGCCGCCGTGGTCTCACCATCCTGCACCAATGCGAGGCGAATGTAGCCTGCACCGGGATTGAAGCCGTCGGGCTGGAGCCGTGCCAGGTAGCTGCCGGGCACCACGCGCACGCCTGCTTCCTTGAAGAGCCTGACCGTTAGGGCCACGTCGTCGCCGAGCTCGGACGTGTTGAGCCAGACGCAGAAGCCGCCATCGGGCCGGCGATAGCCGTAACGATTGCCGATGATCTGGTCGGCGAGATCGAACTTGATCCGGTAGAGCCTGCGATTCTCCTCGACATGCGCCTCGTCGCCGTAAGCGGCGGTCGCGACATGCTGGAGCGCCGCCGGCACCTGCGGCGCCGCGACGTTGCGCAGCTCGAGAAACATGCTGATGAATTTCTTGTCGCCGGCGGCG
Coding sequences:
- a CDS encoding diguanylate cyclase; protein product: MANVSFNRKRAKLKQVLGIRARLALLAVILVAPLMLERIRSLEDTRAKQIAQAAAEFTTVARHSADAQREVISSVETILKSEAFIRASAGGISKSCDVLRASLPSSLPWIRTLLIAGQDGRIQCATNNMYVGLDLSDRPYFQQAQETGRFVLSDFILSRPVPAPTVMAVYPVSAFSGVSDAVVLATVNLDWMSKVMSNLGGRAGITAVLVDSAGTVLAAPADQHSAVGRPLDNMPLMSAIADKALRSDQDEGSLSFLAADGSRRAVSYIRIAGTNARLIASIDEDKVSAAVSRDIRTAYLQLAFVVVFVLLGALIAAEKLVIKPIEMLADMAKRLGEGDLSARAARNRLPSEFVPLARALNAMAAQLSQRERELIASNDRLTVMASIDMLSGLANRRGFQSRLDFEWMRAQQYDSDLALLMIDVDHFKLFNDTYGHLEGDSCLTRLGESLSGIAADTMGFAARYGGEEFCLLLPNTDLTRALEIGEQVRAAVLKLCLPHITSNHMIVTVSIGVAATRPNETLRPGDLIEAADAALYAAKHRGRNNVVEHGIVHVENGAAEMMMAG
- a CDS encoding YggS family pyridoxal phosphate-dependent enzyme codes for the protein MTEANAVPLTAHSPNGLAAVEAEIARACKEARRERSSVTLIAVSKTFAADAITPVIGAGQRVFGENRVQEAKGKWPELTSAYPDIALHLIGPLQSNKAKEAVALFDAIHSVDRPSICQALAKEIESQNKHPQLFVQINTGEEAQKAGVAPGEADAFLANCRDTYGLTISGLMCIPPVDEPPAAHFALTAKIAARNGLTNLSMGMSADFATAIMLGATHVRVGSAIFGHR
- a CDS encoding fumarylacetoacetate hydrolase family protein, which encodes MLDKDQIAAASRALVQHWCDGTKLDTLEISLRPQSRVEGYAVQAALETQSAAKLFGWKIAATSEAGQKHINVAGPMAGRILSDTVIADGGTASMKGNEMRVGEPEFAFRMGRDLPPRAEPYGVDEVLAAVDTLHPAIEIPDSRFADFASAGEAQLIADNACAHLFVLGAPARADWRAMDLVEERPVTVLRDQRYVGHGRNVLGDPRVALAWLANELRGLGLTLRAGEVVTTGTCHPPLPIQAGDQFAVDFGVLGKVSVGFA
- a CDS encoding L,D-transpeptidase family protein → MKNEVTSVGYVRKRRSGPLVVIRVRPAAGNPRRGWLTAGQLTIPVALGRGGILANKREGDGGTPRGSFRPRQLWWRGDRHSRPQTFLPARTITAADGWCEDPSDRHYNRPVRLGREQGGDRLKRADHLYDFIIEIDHNTRPRIAGRGSAVFLHLARDNFGPTAGCISMTKAAMLQLLRRLGPRTRIIIG
- a CDS encoding response regulator; its protein translation is MANARKILIVDDDTDLRDTLVEQLSLHEEFEASAVDTGAKGASAAKANSPDLVLMDVGLPDTDGREVVRSLRKGGFKAPIIMLTGHDTDSDTILGLESGANDYVAKPFRFAVLLARIRAQLRQHEASEDAVFSVGPYSFRPGSKMLTAANARKVRLTEKETAILRFLYRAGQMPVSRETLLQEVWGYNSGVTTHTLETHIYRLRQKIEKDAANPEILVTEAGGYKLVP
- a CDS encoding cyclic nucleotide-binding domain-containing protein; translated protein: MSIDDDVVLLERVPTLRLLGDASLRMLAIGSEQRDFVRGDVLFNLGDDADAGFVVQRGAFRVDDGAGAEMIAGPGALIGELALVVPMKRPSSAIAIEHSSVIRVARSLFQRVLESDPAAAVRLRDEFAVRSSQIASDILMAGAKLTI
- the xth gene encoding exodeoxyribonuclease III yields the protein MRLSLTTWNINSVRLRIDLVAKFLKSARPDVLCLQETKCIDDAFPLKRFKRLGYEHVALNGQKGYHGVAIVSKIPFESKDIRTFCDKVDSRHISVSFGEKANIAKPLVLHNFYVPAGGDIPDPALNEKFDHKLRFLDELKACEPLHPRGEDRHILVGDLNVAPHENDVWSHKQLLKVVSHTPVETEKLQAALNAGEWIDVARERIPMSEKVYTWWSYRSADWTVGDRGRRLDHIWVSRALKDAVSDFRILRDARSWERPSDHVPVTVTLEV
- a CDS encoding outer membrane lipoprotein carrier protein LolA, encoding MAGVLLVTAAMVTATSFAQTVPVPKPAPKGRDGAPPSGGPSITGATQVPPNPVIPDPRRNVPSSIFQTFDANQKAQAAKVSAYLSSLQTLVGNFVQVGPDGSKTQGDFYIQKPGKVRFEYDAPSPIDIVADGSSVVVRDRKLATQDVYPLSQTPLRFLLSDRIDLMKDTNVVNVTADDVFVSVTIEEKQALVGTSRLMLMFGAKDGQLKQWTVTDPQGYDTTIAVYNLDAGKKLDPGMFKIDFTNYGPSPG
- a CDS encoding DNA translocase FtsK, giving the protein MSMSTIERVIPLVGHLPPSIREALTRRVRELTGLGLITLSGVASAALMTWSVQDPSLSHATSRPIRNILGYAGAIGADLAMQILGLGAIMLILTVAVWGWRMLTHRPFDREALRLGCWILCTVIAAGFASCWPHGGAWPLPTGIGGVVGDALVRAPAVIFGPAGTIYRIVLGAILFVAMAATFLIACGLGARERDEEVAPIEDDDTPLDENEGSDRGSVSLGWLFHALMSTKARLIWLLGTAYRSLVSSGPKPRAIAFDRQEPNLGAGRAAPSISPQSEDKDYEEEHEEDDEEEEEAPAARAPRKKAAPKALAKKSSDKFELPSVSVLAAPKAGDRQPLSKAELEANSRALEGVLQDFGVRGEIVKANPGPVVTLYELEPAPGIKSSRVIGLADDIARSMSALSARVAVVPGRNAIGIELPNAHREKVYLRELLVAKETIETVAKLPLCLGKTIGGDPVIIDLARTPHMLIAGTTGSGKSVAINTMILSLVYRLRPDQCRLIMVDPKMLELSVYDGIPHLLTPVVTDPKKAVVALKWAVREMEERYKNMAKLGVRNIDGYNARLLEVKAKGEEPTRTVHTGFDKETGKAIYEEEKLSLEPLPYIVIIVDEMADLMMVAGKDIEGAVQRLAQMARAAGLHVILATQRPSVDVITGTIKANFPTRIAFQVTSKIDSRTILGEMGAEQLLGQGDMLYMAGGGRISRVHGPFASDEEVEKVVRHLKTQGQPEYLEAVTAEEPTEDEDGAVFDATGMGADGGGDLFSQAVAIVKRDRKASTSYIQRRLQIGYNRAASLMERMELEGIVGPANHAGKREILVEEEDSHM